Below is a window of Perca fluviatilis chromosome 14, GENO_Pfluv_1.0, whole genome shotgun sequence DNA.
TAGTTCGACAACAGTGAAAAAAGTACTGAGGGGATTTACAGAGTTTTGGACAGATAACATTGCTATAACACAACTTGTGCACTTATGGTTAGCTCCTATTTATATAAGTTTAGCTTTTATTCATATATCAAtcttatatacattatatattttattttatttatttgtagctTATTTTATTATCTTATGTTATTTTATAGTATGTTATTCTAGATAGACTTacagatttatttatatttatttaactgtTCCAGTACTACCAAACAtccattttatcactttttagcgCACCCTTGGGTTGTCACAAAGTAATCTTTGTGCTACGCAATGACAAAAAAGGTGCTTGAACTTGAACGTTAGCGTTAGGCTACTTGTTGTTAAGGTAACCACAAACTGTAGTTAGCTGCCATTAGCTAGTTAGCTCAGTTAGCTGTAAAGCTTTCCAATTAGCTGAGCCCAGGGTGCAAGGAGCCAAACCCGAAAAGAAAACCATCTCGGTACTGTATTCCCTGTCGTAAAACTCCCTCTCAGTCTCAGAGTCTGTTTTTGGAACCAGTCCAGTGCCTCCGGCTGTGTTCACTGAAAGCTCCCAGTCACGGCAGAGTCAGCTGAACAGCTAGcatgatggatgatggatgggattgccctggcctccagcactactgtcagaaatctaggagttatttttgatcaggatatatcctttaacgcctaTCTAAAACAAATCAAtgttcatcttcgtaacattgccaaaattaggaatatcctgtctcaaaacgatgctgaaaaactagtccatgcattcgttacttccagactggactattgtaattctctactgtcaggttgctcaaataagtcccttaagactctccagttgatccagaatgctgcagcacgtgttctcacaagaactaagaaataTTAGCTTagctcctgtattagcttctctgcattggcttccagtaaaatccaggattgaatttaaaatccttctcctgacttacaaagctctaaatggtcaagcaccatcatatctagaagagctcctaataccttattgtcccactagagccctgcgctcccagaatgcagagttacttgtggtacctagagtctctaaaagtaaaatgggagccagagccttcagttatcaggctcctctcctatggaaccagctcccaatctgggttcggggggcagaaactgtcactgcattcaagaatgaacttaaaactctcctatttgataaagcttatagttagggagtgaggagttgtagCGTCTGCCTAACcaggcccacctgcttctcttcatagtcgtcagattaataatacataacaaagtagagggaggcaggccagcacagcccgatccggcaggggagagttccaagcccgaacaggctacGTCTCctttgacctgtctctcttagttacgctgttatagttctagactgccgggggaattccttcctttgacacactgagctgctcgctcctctccctttctatttccatttgtgtgcatcctgtcccagaaatgcttgttactaattcTAGCTTTATCCTAGTCCTTATGTTGTTTCACCCATTTCCTTAGAGAACGtcggcaccaagatcctggttgcagctgtcgccgtggtcctgctgcactctgctaagctctgcggtgccctgcaatgtcatgctgcatcctgctgaaccctgctacgtccatccatgctctgctgggccacgctacatcctgtaacgccctgcagcgcactgatatgacatgaactactacgactaccatttgaagtcactgttccattattaatgtgactattattgccactgttcatcacagccccaaccagcaccgtcagacaccgcctaccaagagcctgggtctgtcagaggtttcttcccaagagggagtttttcctcgccactgtcgcactgcttgctcttgagggaattactgtaattgttggggctttgtaaattatagagagtgtggtctagacctactctatctgtaaagtgtctcgagataacttgtgttatgatttgatactataaataaaattgaattggatAAACGTAACTCCCATTCAGCGCTATTGGCTACTTTAAATACTAATCAATATATAGAGTAAGTCTCTCCCtagcctctgattggctagtactcgttgcctccgttggttggattggttatggtttagGCATTaggagtgagattggttagGGTAAAAATTTGTGGCAGAGAAAGGCAAGTTAAGAGCGAGGTTGCTCGCCGTTACATTTAACAGGGCTCTCAGTAAACACGGACGGACGGAAACAAACACAACTTGATTTACGGAGGAGGCCAGTTTTAAGACAGAGAATACGGTACCAAGATGTTTTTCTTCAAAGTTTGGCTTCTTGCACCCCGGGTCTGAATCAGCTGTACAGCTAACGAAGCTATCTAGCTAACGGCAGCTAACTACAGTTAGGTTACTTTAGCCACAAGTAGCctaaagctaacgttatctGTCCAAAACACTTTAAACCACCTCAGTACTGTATTCAGCGACgtctagtctcacattgccagataTTCCTCGACTGCGCTGCATAGGAGGGTCTAGCGAATCCACACAGAATTCCagtatgggagaaaaacgtgctctggtttaatcacaatcatcttgggcagtgctaagcgaCAGATGGAGCAATGGTAATAgcatcgggaaggaacttgttttgatgggaCATGTGTATGTTATAAAGTTGTTTGTcgtccaacagaaaactcagattggacagatagtctagctagctgtctgtctgaatttaccctgcagaaatctgaggagtagttaaccatagtcctcagaaatctaccAGAGTTTacaatgccaacacaaagaaagcggaagatgttggacatccagcagaatttcaggcagcacctgaacaatcccgaaAGTGAAACTTTGTTGATATAGACTGTGTCGTCAAACTAATTCAAACTAATAGTCTTATAACTTTTAATGACATCCTAATAAAAAGTCCAAATGgtttcactttacttgaggtcatgGGAATTATTCATTGCACTGTTATAATACCATTTGACATTGTAATCAACCTTTATGACAACTTTTTGATAAGTTCAAACTGTTTCACTTTACTTATGGTCAAGGAAAATTATTTGACACAATTATAATGGTCTAATGGCAGCCAATGTAAAAAACAAGCACTTATGacaatttaatgtaatgttaacacaAAGCTAAAACGTTTCTCTAAGTTTGATAATTAggcctgctatgacatgtttaTGACAAGTTGCTGTCTTGCTTAATGTCAAGTTAGtcataacacaaacatctcaagcaatgctaactttgcattaaaagtgtcattATTTACAGAATGACACTTATTGACAACAGCCATAAACAAGAATAGAGACtcttcatgttcatgacaggtTTCATGTCTTATACCATTATTTATGACATCaatatttttcaaatgtttttgtttataaGATACATCTAGGTGAATTAAATATTTCTAAACAGTTGAAGACTTTAAAGctaatttttttattgcaaaataATTAGATTTTACTTACTTGTGTGGACAGATGTTACAGTTGGCTTGCTTATTCTTCCAAGGTCCTTAATAATtgagaaaaaattaaaattttaaagTATAATGAATCAGTTCATAATTCCACTTGCAAAAGCTGAAAAGACAACACATATTTGtcttgtacttttatttaagttttaGAGATTTAAAAAGTAGCTGTTTACCTCCTCATCAGAGTTCTCCATTGTGGGTACGCTCTCAGCCATCCCACACTTGGTCCAGATTATTCAAACTGCTTCTCACTGTAAATAATAAACAAGAACCCTGTGACACCTTCTTCCCCAACAACTATCCATATTACACAGAAATCACACAGCTAAGTGTACTCTGCAGCCTGCTAGACTACAATATAGACCAAAACCAAAATCAGTGCACTGTAAGAGAGATAAAGGATAAATAGAACATGCTGAGTCATGCTTCTGTTCTAGGCTATGGAAATCAAGCATTTTAACACTATATTTCAGGTCTTAAAAGAAGGAGAAAACAATCACTGACAAAGAAATGGTTGCTTACCTTTGTAGATTATCCATAGTAAACATATCTGTTCCTAATTCCCTGGCAATGCAAAAGCCTGTTGCAAgcttctctttctgtcctgcTCGCTgtcctttctctttctgtgaGTTATTTCCGGTTTCATTTACCAAAAATCTGTTGGTTTCTAGAGAAGCGAAACCTATGTGTCTGGTACTTTCCGCTTGCTGTAGGGAGAACAGGAGTGAGAGAGtctaactttttttcttttttgaataaTAGGTTTATGTTTCATTTAATGCTTTTCTAGTGTGATTCAttaaataattacattaaaaaagattattttccTTAGAATAGACATGAATCTGCATAGTATTAGTGATTAAGTTATATCTCCTCAGTAAGCAAGTAATTTTTCAGCTCTCAACTTGACCATATCCAAcattacagaaagaaaaaagtataatattttaAGCCTATACTGTAAGATGGAGTGCagtttgtttcctttttattttcatgactatttacattgtagattctcactgaaggcatcaaaactatgaatgaacacatatggaattatgtacttaaagggaaacttcaccgattagcattaagctttgtatcagtagaacccCGGTAGTAGttttgaatgaccatgcttccctccctcatgtccccctgagagaggagatctctgtattgatggtctggaaaaaagcctcagatgacgcaaaatgacgatttttgcgtcatctgaggcttttttgcccagaggcaaaagactacagcctgtattcCGCTGTATTCATTgtgtattaggagccacttccgcatagcccaaagggggttggactgccggctttttccggagattgccgaggaaaaaacgagtgtcagccatcttgaatcctcgcttagcttctcagcaaaggagcagaaactgttcatcccgacggaaattttgggacgcaagcttttattttgaaaagcagaCGGGACGGCATGATATGGGACGCTCCAGGCTACAGCCATACCGTCTTGGAAATTTtaaaacaacaattatgtgcattcaaactaccacacacgtgtaccaccgggatacattggaacacatcggagaatatgcaggatacTTTATTACGGACgcaatactcgacacactacgcaagctttgcctgcacggagaccagcggtggtgctctattcctgtggccggtaaagtgacctcattagtggggagcgttgaacgagtgtgccggtggaaagctaacgctagccagccatctgttcaccaatcgtgcttgcaagtgtccgctcattaaacaaactggactacatccaacttcaacgataCTCCCAACGTGAgatcagagactgctgtgtttttgttgttgtggaaatattgctgtagacaatccagcctgctgtcaccaggtaagactactagtggaggtgggctgtgtaaccccggactgcctgttgcagaaatggggtgatttgtatccaactaactgctaactgctggtggagtttgtgactgtaaaatgccgacaattctagctacatcccacgtaaatgtacggctgtgtttatactcaatgtttataccacagcccaccaagagctaatgctagtagctatgagttagccttcttttatcacatggcttggttgaattctaatgtagaattcggtatgttatttcttgataacagaccgctgctaaggataacacaccgttgctaaggataacacggttgccatgcatagcagagcgttgccatggacacagttctgttcactctggagctatcaatcaatccgctgaaagaagtgcagataatgtatcagctgtggcaaaaaaaagcatgttttaaatgtgtaacaccacttgagccacggtgaaacgttttttcgtgtatatggttgaaatgacaataaaacacacttgttgagttgatcgtctcactgtctgtctgtaaagggcaggcgtggcttgggagtggcctcatacagcagcaaagcaagtgcattctgggatttggtgtctttcatccatatgagccaaaaacacattttctgtattatcttggcctagaaggcaccaatttcaattttcttttcacatttctactacataagtgacccaatttaaagatatattcagctttccagcggtgaaatttccctttaacaaaaaagtgtgaaataactgaaaacatgtcttatattttagattcctcaaagtagccaccctttgctttttttgataactctgcaaacccttggtgttctctcaatgagcttcatgaggtagtcacctgaaatggttttaccttcacaggtgtgctttgtcgggcgttaattagtggaattatttcccttattaataaaaaaagcaaagggtggctacttggaagaatctaaaatataagacatgttttcagttatttcacacttttttgttaagtacataattccatatgtgttcattcatagttttgatgccttcagtgagaatctacaatgtaaatagtcatgaaaataaaattgaatgaggtgtgtccaaacttttggcctgtactgtgtgtgtgtgtgtatgtgtatgtgtatgtgtatataaaataaatacagaaattaaCCTTGTGATGGCGTACAAAAGTCAGGAGGTCACAAACCCATTTGGAGTCTTCCTCTGGTCACCAATCTGtgcctaaataaataaataaaattatatatatatatattatatatatatatataattttatttatttattattttttatttatttatataatatatatatatataattttatttatttatataatatatatataatatatatatatatatatatattatataaataaataaaattatatatatatataatattttggtACAGATTGGTGACCAGAGGAGGACTCCAAATGGGTTTGTGACCTCCTGACTTTTGTACGCCATCACGAGGTtgatttctgtatttatttagtgAAATGTCTCCAGAATTATTGGACGGATTACCATCAATTTAACTTTGGCAGTCCCTtaacttttcctctagcaccattCAGGTAAAAATTTTcgatttgtccaatactttgatttatgaccaaataacTTCAAATCTCATTTCTTTTCCATGAGTCTCATTTGTAGCGTTACTGTGTTTGTGCTTATTAGCAAACCTTAGCATGCTAACCAATGAAGGTAACGTAAAGCTTTGAGTTTGTTTGCATGTTAAGCGCTCGTAAATATTCAGAATATTTTAATCACAATGAAAACACGTAACGCCAAAACATTTCATAAGGTCTCATAAGAGAAAACATACCTCAAAGCCATAGCTCAAAGCCCGTTGAACACATGAGGAAACATATCGATCCACTCGGAACCCGTAGCAAAAGGCTGCGTGAGACGGAACCATGGACGGAACGTTCCCGAACGTGCCCCACGTTTTACTTTGCGGCCAATCACCTctgcactttaaaaaataataatgtaaggAAAACATGCACAAACTCTCTTTCAAGTTTATGAGGAGATTAACGTGTTTGAGGACCCCTAGCAATATCAagattatatttaatttatattctcTACTTTTTCTatttgatatcatttgaaacatattttatttttaaactttttaagtTATCATTTTACCCAGTGTGCCCGGTATCTATGTGGAGAAGTGTTATTGTAATTTTTCTATGTCTTGATATTTTCAGTAAAATAATCGTTTTATTTCTACCCGTGCTACTACTTCCGGGGTAAACAGGAAATGAACAGCTGTTTGGCTAAAGCGTTCTCATCCATGAGCGAATGCCACTGTTACAGAAATACAGACGTTAGCGATGAGATAAGGCACCCTTTGCTGCTTGAATTTATCTTCTAAAGGTAAGTGTACTCGTCATATGGATAAACCGTAAATCACACGGTTAGCTAACTGACCCACTGCTTTTGGGCTCCGGAGCGttatctagctagctaatgtgtGAGCAGCTAGCCCATAGGTTGTTACCTCAGCACGTTACTCCGAGATCCAGTTACATAGTGTATTTATGAGATTTAAACGGTGGTTTTGCTCCCGGCAAATGGTTATGGTACAGCTTTTTAATTTTCTGACATAGTTGTGTAGTgtccctttatttttttattatctgcCAGTTTTCTTGATTCATTTTATGTCGATAAACTGTTAGAGAATAGTGAAAATCcccatcacaatttcctaaaGGCCCAAGGTGATGTCACCAAAGCTTTCTTTGTACAACAATCAATGCAAACCTACAGAAATTTAGTTTACAGTGATGTAAAGTGGCAAATAAGAAGCTGATATAACCTAAGTAGTTATCAAAATATAAATCCACTTAAAGTAGCAGCAATCCGGGATGTAGTTCTCAAACTATAACTTGATGGATATGAAATGAATCCGTATCTACCCTGTATTATAATCAATGGATTTTTCAAGCTATAATGCATTTGTGAGGATCTGTTGCTTTGCTTTGTCTTATGGGATATTAACTTGAGTATcattgggttttggactgttagaTTTATTCTCAAGTGGTTTAGAAAATTGTGATGGGAATTATTTACTACTTACTGTAGTGTACATTTTATAGATAAACAATTATTTGAAAACATAATCAGCAGATTATGAGATAATGAaagtaattgttagttgcagctcgGAGAGAATCATGACCACATATCATTAATTTTGGTCTACTACCTTTTATTCCTCAGCACATATTCACTGAGAAACATGACCGAGCCACGCAGCCCAGGAATGTCCTCTATCCAGACAGGCCCAGTGCACACTGACTCCACCCCTCCGGCTGTCGAGATGGACCCAGTGGAGTACACCCTGAGGAAGCGCCTCCCCCGGAAACTCCCAAAGAGACGGAACGACGTCTATGTCAACATGAAGACTGACTTCCGGGCTCAGCTGGCGCGCTGTCAGAAGCTGCTGGAAGGTGGGGGTCACAGGGAGATCTGCGTTCACGGCCTGGGCCTGGCCATCAACAGGGCCATCAACATCGCCCTTCAGCTGCAGGCCAGCAGCCAGGGGGCGCTGCAGCTGGCAGCCAACACCTCCACGGTGGAGCTCGTGGACGACCTGGAACCTGAAGATCCCGACGAGGCCGGGGAGCCCATGACGCGTACACGCAACAACTCGGCCATTCATATTAAGGTGTTCTACCCTGACCCGCAGGGACCGTAATAGAGATGTGTCGGGCAGAGGTTGACCATGAGACCAGTAAAACATTGTGGTCTTGGGGCGGGGGGCGGGGTGGAAGACTTACTTTGACGGCAGCAGAAGTCTGCAGAATGGGGCATGCTACTGCTCCAATTGGGACAACTTTAGTTGACTAATATATTAAGCTCTGTTGTCATGTGTTTAAGTCTGTTGCAAATTGTGgctgttttttcctttttcccttTGCATGTCTTGAAGCAACAGTGGTGTCCATCAGGTGAAACCTCGGTATTATTTAattcctacttcagggcagtgccaaatgtaaaaaaatatatatattttaaatgggtATTTTCTGTAAGTGTTTACAATTTCATATCTGTTTTTAAAGATAGAATTAATTTGAAAACTGAGGAATCCTAATTTACATTTCAAGCAGCTGTTGTTGTACTAAATGTCCACTAGATGTCAGTAGTTTAAATCTATTCAAATGTGGTTTCAGATTGTTGGACTGCAGGTGGTGTTCAACTGCAGAAGCTTGCTTGTTAACTCCACTGACCTGAATAAGACAAAGCTAATGAATGAAATGGACAGACTTCCCCATGTTGTGTTTCCATCTATCCTTTCTTTATCCAagaataatattttgtatttaaatagcaaattttACAGTGATgggacaaaataacaggaaagaaaacatgtacaaacacaaacatcctTAAAAACATCTTGCACTTCCACAACATGATTTAGAAATACGGAAAAAAACAAGGAAGAGCACTTAACCGGGCTGAAAGAGATGAGCATCCATTTTATAGAAAGCCTCAAGTTCCCAGGACTAACTAATTGCCTGCCTGCTTTTTGATGACGTGCAATAGAGGAAGGGAAGAGACCGTGTTAACGTCAGACACTGGAAAACTTTTTGCAATTACAGCCTCACAGGATGTAAATTGTAAAAGCCAAACAGCATTTTTCCGGGCAGTCTGGCTATCAGTGTAGAGACTGGCTGAGTGTTGGTTAGGCAGTAACAAAAACAGAGATAATGACAGAACAGCTTCACAGTTCTCATGTAACCGTCCAACCGCCTCCTCACTGACCTCTTGCTCACTAGTTTACTGTAACTGATCCTCTGGATTAAATTTATAGTCATTTGTTCTCTCAGGAGCATGCAATGTGAAACTAACAGCTAGTCGGGTACATATAAAAGAAAGACAGCAGCGTGCCATTGTAAATGATGTCAACAGATAGCTTTGTAAATATGTTACACAAGAGAACGGCAATGAGAGCCCGACTAGATTCTTAAAGATCTGATGCTAAAAAATACAAAGACTGGAGTTTAAAAGTAGAAAATCTGTATAAATAGTAATCACACAACttacaaatgtataaaaatattcattgaaaaaaatccaaGAGAAGAGACTAATGTGTCTGTGAGgcatagttgaaaaatgttaaAGGCTTGTGGTGTGAGGCCTCAttagtttttgctttttttgcagTGGTATTAGAAATGGATGCCCTGTTGCGAACTCGCAGACCTCCAATTTCCAGGTGcaatcaatattttctgtgtttcACTCTAAAGAGGTGACTGTCACTATGTATAGATTTAAACTTGCAGTCttaactctctcacacatatacacacatacacacacacacaagtacagacacacagaagtgCAAGAGAGTGCCAGAAGAACAGCTTTTGGAGCAGTGCTTCACACAGGCCTCATCTTGGTCAGTGTGTGCTTTGCAATTGTCCATGTTTCACATTGGCATCCCGAGGTGCAATCATCTCCTGTCCATCCAAAGCTTAGCTGGGACCGTCCTCTCCTTCCAGCTTCCTCCCTGTATGTGAGGACAGCTgcatttttctctctgtccgCACTGCTTCCAGCAGCCAGCGTgcaggtcaacagtgtcccttCTCTTGCCTTCGGAAACACAAATCAGCTTTGTCTAGAGTAGGGTGATCAGCTGACGTCTTGCTGACAAGCCTTTGCATCCAAAAGAAGGAGCTGCACTTTGCCTCGCAGAAAGTTGACATGGACTTGAAGCAAATCTGTTGCCGTGGACACCCGCCATGTTCCCTCCAGCTCTGCTACACTTGCTGGTGGGGTATATTCCTGAAAGACAATACAAAGAAACATGTTGCTCTTGTCTTAATTTggaaaatgtatcttttaaagCAAAGCCACATGCATCTGAAAGGTTTCATGCCATTTCCTTTGGCTTGTAACATCCTCACAATCCCACTATAGTAATCGTATCTGTCTTGTTTTAGTATCAACAAGATAAATATAGAATCTTTCCAGGCTTAGTAAActttttggttctttttattaaatttttgtcttgttttttatgTGCTAGACCCTGTTCACTGTTACTAATGATGAAACTAATATTTCAATGACCCTTGAGCCTTGACAGAGGCTGTTCATTCAGCTTTAGTTTGTCTATCACAAGGCCTCTGCTTGGACCTGAATCATTTCAAAGGCCGTGCTGCCACAATATCAGTAATCTAAGATCAAGCTTGTGCAGCAGCTCCTGTGCCCAAGGCGGTGTCAAGAAAGGCTTAAATTTACACTAGAATGTCCCATGACATCCCTCTTGATCTCAACTTGAGCTCAAGTGTGACCACGATATCTTAAATAGAAGGCAAAAAACACAGGATGAAATTACTGAGGCCGTTTGTCCTCTTAAAAAATAAGGAATTTATATGCCCATCAACAGAAGGCGGTCAGAAAGAATccagaaaacatttttattggTTAACTGcgctgcttttattttgatgaaACAGTTAATCAAAATAGCTAGCTGCTGCACAACAGAAATGCAACCTTTTGTATCACGCAGCAGCTAGTAAAAGCAACGTAATTTATGCTGAGAGATTAACCAATTAGAGAGGTGTTTGACAGCAAAAATTGCAGCAGTGTAGCAGTGGAAAAGTGGGTATTTCCCCATGGGAACAGGTCTGACTAGCTCAGGGAGCTAGCCTGATTGAAAAGAGTATAGATATCTAAATAAATATTCATCGGAGAGAGCATGTACATGCCAATCGTTTATCTTTCAATAGGTTTAAACTATCCCTTTTAAAGgaaattacatttcatttggaaTGTGACAGTTTA
It encodes the following:
- the pop7 gene encoding ribonuclease P protein subunit p20, whose amino-acid sequence is MTEPRSPGMSSIQTGPVHTDSTPPAVEMDPVEYTLRKRLPRKLPKRRNDVYVNMKTDFRAQLARCQKLLEGGGHREICVHGLGLAINRAINIALQLQASSQGALQLAANTSTVELVDDLEPEDPDEAGEPMTRTRNNSAIHIKVFYPDPQGP